A genomic window from Piscinibacter gummiphilus includes:
- a CDS encoding transporter, protein MNIQCFRSLAGLRSVFAMILTASVMSSVHAIDTDPGDWTAPPPGTNLFLLYAQHANRNALYTNGQQTLNAKLGSDVAILRYVRPVDVSGQIVAPQVLLPWARLRTGGVVAGLGNASSTGDLILASPIWFAKAGTASRNSFSFAPYLVLPTGDYNKGQTLNIGENRWKAIFQFGGTYQLSKQIDAEGAIDATLFGKNKDFGASGTDTLQQKPLYQLQGSLNWHQSPGTLFAVGLSHTFGGVQKVNGVSLNNEMATTKMSLTASTFVSPSLQVLVSVGRDLKVDNGFKESSRLNVRMLKVF, encoded by the coding sequence ATGAATATTCAGTGCTTCCGTAGCTTGGCCGGGCTGCGTTCTGTGTTTGCGATGATTCTTACTGCATCCGTGATGAGCTCGGTCCATGCCATCGACACCGATCCAGGGGATTGGACCGCCCCGCCACCAGGCACCAACCTGTTTCTGCTCTATGCGCAGCACGCCAACAGGAACGCCCTCTACACCAACGGGCAACAAACCCTCAACGCAAAACTTGGCTCGGACGTGGCGATTCTTCGGTATGTTCGCCCAGTCGATGTCTCGGGCCAGATCGTTGCACCGCAGGTGTTGCTGCCTTGGGCGCGTTTGCGCACAGGTGGCGTGGTCGCAGGGCTTGGCAATGCGTCGAGTACCGGTGACTTGATCTTGGCCAGCCCGATCTGGTTTGCCAAGGCGGGCACGGCGTCGCGGAACTCTTTCTCGTTTGCTCCCTACCTGGTCCTGCCAACCGGTGATTACAACAAGGGGCAGACACTTAACATTGGTGAGAACCGATGGAAAGCCATTTTCCAGTTCGGTGGCACGTACCAACTGAGCAAACAGATTGATGCAGAAGGGGCTATCGACGCAACCCTGTTCGGGAAGAACAAGGATTTTGGGGCCTCGGGTACGGACACGCTTCAACAAAAACCGCTCTACCAACTGCAGGGTTCGCTGAACTGGCATCAAAGCCCGGGTACCTTGTTTGCAGTGGGCCTGTCACACACCTTTGGCGGCGTTCAGAAGGTAAACGGCGTGTCCTTGAACAACGAGATGGCCACCACCAAAATGTCCCTGACAGCATCGACTTTTGTCAGTCCCTCCCTACAAGTGTTAGTGTCTGTCGGTCGCGATTTGAAGGTCGACAACGGATTCAAGGAATCCAGTCGTCTGAACGTCAGGATGCTCAAGGTATTTTGA
- a CDS encoding PDDEXK nuclease domain-containing protein — protein sequence MSSKENLPDTAYVAFLADLKARIGRARLSAARAVNRELLELYWDIGLAIKEKQTSHGWGEAVVENVARDLLAAYPGNTGFSASNLWRMRQAIDVYTAPDFLAQLVREAGAQEGVATDGLSSPEGLAQAVRDLVVDVPWGHHVNVLMKVADPAARLYYLKGSARFGWSRAVLLNQVKGQAYERTRAEGKSHNFPSVLPEHLAEQAEEALKSSYNLEFLGLGQAVLERELEARLIERLRDFILELGYGFCWIGQQHRLTLGNKEYFVDLLFYHRFLRSLVAVELKVGPFEPEYAGKMDFYLNLLNEKERGPGDEPSIGIILCAEKDNLEVEFSLKTKANPIGVAEYRLQSQLPAALQGKLPTPEQLDAAVRSVLPAKRRR from the coding sequence ATGTCCAGCAAAGAGAACCTCCCCGACACCGCCTACGTCGCATTCCTCGCCGACCTGAAGGCGCGCATCGGCCGCGCCCGTTTGAGCGCGGCGCGGGCAGTCAATCGCGAGTTGCTCGAGCTGTACTGGGACATCGGGCTGGCCATCAAGGAAAAGCAGACCAGTCACGGCTGGGGCGAAGCCGTCGTGGAGAACGTTGCGCGGGACTTACTGGCGGCCTACCCTGGCAACACCGGCTTCTCGGCGTCGAACCTGTGGCGAATGCGCCAGGCCATCGACGTCTACACGGCGCCCGACTTTCTCGCACAGCTTGTGCGAGAAGCTGGCGCCCAGGAGGGCGTGGCGACGGACGGCTTGTCCTCACCGGAAGGACTCGCACAAGCTGTGCGAGATCTCGTCGTCGACGTCCCCTGGGGCCACCACGTCAACGTGCTGATGAAGGTCGCAGACCCTGCAGCGCGGCTGTACTACCTCAAGGGCAGCGCCCGCTTCGGCTGGAGCCGCGCCGTGCTGCTCAACCAGGTGAAAGGCCAGGCCTACGAGCGCACACGCGCCGAGGGCAAATCGCACAACTTCCCGTCCGTGCTCCCGGAGCATCTGGCCGAGCAGGCGGAAGAAGCGCTGAAGAGCAGCTACAACCTCGAGTTCCTCGGTCTTGGCCAGGCCGTGCTGGAACGCGAACTTGAGGCGCGACTCATCGAACGCCTGCGCGATTTCATCCTGGAGCTGGGCTATGGCTTCTGCTGGATCGGCCAGCAGCACCGCCTCACCCTGGGCAACAAGGAATACTTCGTCGATCTTCTCTTCTATCACCGCTTCTTGCGGTCGCTCGTCGCCGTCGAGCTGAAGGTGGGTCCCTTCGAGCCCGAGTACGCCGGGAAGATGGACTTCTACCTCAACCTGCTCAACGAAAAGGAGCGCGGCCCAGGTGACGAGCCGTCGATCGGCATCATCCTCTGCGCGGAGAAGGACAACCTCGAAGTCGAGTTCTCGCTCAAGACCAAGGCCAATCCCATCGGCGTTGCCGAGTACCGACTGCAATCGCAGCTGCCTGCGGCGCTGCAAGGAAAGCTGCCCACTCCAGAGCAGCTCGACGCCGCCGTGCGCTCGGTGCTGCCTGCCAAACGCCGGCGCTGA
- a CDS encoding integrase, producing the protein MSYTPDLFAAPETETVLGAFQHAFDAWRAAAVAADRLQRDSTVQVYEDMWAAFTAWCVGQSPPVTLHALNEEDLANFLASREATNRGSLSARHAWRLLSLVDRVLTRYAADHGTTKNESASEYIRRSDEIRRANISDRPGLDYLDAEQARRLVTYLSEVRPGAVDRRQLSGWQELRNLTAVALHLGAGVTPGELRELPLDAPVVAGGRWKDVPWKLKVPGNGNRPPRETLVAPWAGQLLRYWLTVRAEAGLPDKPKAKGKGSEGPFLFPGRSGQQWGKMAHYDAVKAVMEAAGVDDPGAGSGGAFRLRHTFALRQLRKKKSAEDVARWMGIANLEEMERYRSVLDSYEEAV; encoded by the coding sequence ATGTCCTACACGCCTGACTTGTTCGCAGCGCCGGAGACCGAGACTGTTCTCGGGGCTTTCCAACACGCGTTCGACGCCTGGCGCGCAGCCGCGGTGGCTGCCGACCGGCTCCAACGCGACTCCACAGTCCAGGTCTATGAAGACATGTGGGCCGCATTCACGGCATGGTGCGTGGGCCAATCGCCTCCAGTCACGCTCCACGCGCTCAACGAAGAAGACCTGGCGAACTTCCTGGCTTCCCGAGAGGCCACCAACCGGGGCTCGCTCAGTGCTCGGCATGCATGGCGGCTGTTGAGCCTTGTCGATCGGGTTTTGACCCGGTACGCGGCCGACCACGGCACCACGAAGAACGAGTCGGCGTCGGAATACATCCGGCGCAGCGACGAGATCCGGCGGGCCAACATCAGCGACCGGCCGGGCTTGGACTACCTCGACGCCGAACAGGCACGCCGGCTGGTGACCTACCTCAGCGAAGTGCGACCAGGCGCCGTCGATCGCCGTCAGCTGTCGGGCTGGCAGGAACTTCGGAACCTGACCGCCGTTGCCCTCCATCTCGGCGCCGGCGTGACGCCTGGCGAGCTTCGGGAGCTTCCGCTCGATGCGCCGGTGGTCGCGGGCGGGCGTTGGAAGGATGTGCCCTGGAAGTTGAAAGTCCCGGGCAATGGCAACCGCCCGCCTCGTGAAACTCTGGTCGCTCCCTGGGCGGGTCAGTTGCTCAGGTACTGGCTCACGGTTCGCGCGGAGGCAGGTCTCCCCGACAAGCCGAAAGCGAAGGGCAAGGGCTCGGAAGGCCCGTTCCTCTTTCCCGGTCGCAGCGGGCAGCAGTGGGGCAAGATGGCCCACTATGACGCCGTGAAGGCGGTGATGGAGGCAGCGGGCGTCGACGACCCAGGCGCCGGCTCCGGCGGGGCCTTCCGGCTGCGCCACACCTTCGCGCTGCGACAGTTGCGCAAGAAGAAGAGCGCCGAGGACGTCGCCCGCTGGATGGGCATCGCCAATCTCGAAGAGATGGAGCGGTATCGCTCGGTGCTCGACAGCTACGAGGAGGCCGTCTAG
- a CDS encoding AraC family transcriptional regulator, with amino-acid sequence MNALITPDEVPRWIPGRLTLDSTPLGWEETVLKGYRYDSLDVEIPTMRDFMIVVYRGGVAEMSRRSGGSWQSARVEPGVVSILTRAEQSRWRWDKAIDVSHLYLSQSAVARVAGEVFDKDIRDVEMRDMIRAEDPVLPALTTLFENELNCGMLGGQLYVDALKAQLCIHMLRQYTKVVFREYRSYGRLSQAQCRLVVQYIEEHLDQNISLQDLAGLAQLSVFAFIRKFRAEFQCAPHAYVLDQRVKHAQRQLARPDVPLKVVAANCGFSDQSHMTRVFRRVLNVTPAEFRRSCASP; translated from the coding sequence ATGAACGCCTTGATCACGCCCGACGAAGTGCCGCGCTGGATCCCCGGCCGACTCACTCTGGATAGCACGCCCCTGGGGTGGGAAGAAACCGTTCTGAAGGGCTACCGCTACGACAGTCTCGATGTCGAAATACCCACGATGCGGGATTTCATGATCGTCGTCTATCGGGGTGGTGTGGCAGAAATGAGCCGGCGAAGCGGTGGTTCATGGCAGTCGGCAAGGGTCGAACCGGGCGTCGTTTCCATCTTGACCCGCGCAGAACAGTCTCGGTGGCGATGGGACAAGGCGATCGATGTGTCCCACCTATACCTTTCCCAAAGCGCCGTCGCGCGTGTTGCTGGTGAAGTCTTCGACAAAGACATCAGGGATGTGGAGATGCGGGACATGATCCGGGCCGAAGATCCGGTTTTGCCTGCCTTGACCACCTTGTTTGAGAACGAACTCAACTGCGGCATGTTGGGCGGCCAACTCTATGTGGACGCCTTGAAGGCTCAACTGTGCATTCACATGCTGCGCCAATACACCAAGGTTGTTTTTCGGGAATACCGCTCCTATGGCCGGCTGTCTCAGGCCCAGTGTCGGCTGGTGGTGCAGTACATAGAAGAACACCTTGACCAGAACATTTCACTGCAGGATCTGGCAGGACTGGCCCAGCTGAGCGTCTTCGCTTTCATACGTAAGTTTCGTGCCGAGTTTCAGTGTGCTCCACACGCCTATGTACTGGATCAACGAGTCAAACACGCTCAGCGACAACTGGCGCGTCCGGACGTTCCGCTCAAGGTGGTGGCCGCCAACTGCGGGTTCTCAGATCAGAGCCATATGACACGCGTTTTTCGACGGGTTCTGAATGTAACCCCTGCCGAGTTCAGGCGGTCTTGCGCCAGCCCTTGA